A genomic region of Candidatus Blochmanniella pennsylvanica str. BPEN contains the following coding sequences:
- the rnhA gene encoding ribonuclease HI: protein MYKKIEIFTDGSCLGNPGPGGCAAILRYKQHKKEFSIGYRLTTNNRMELMAAIIALESLKNPCQIILNTDSQYLLHGITQWIHIWKKHHWKTSEEKLVKNIDLWQRLDVAIQIHSIIHWNWLKSHTGHPDNERCDQLARLAAKCPINEDFY from the coding sequence ATGTATAAAAAAATAGAAATTTTTACGGATGGGTCATGTCTTGGTAATCCAGGTCCAGGTGGTTGTGCTGCGATATTACGGTATAAACAACATAAGAAAGAATTTAGTATTGGGTACCGATTAACTACTAATAATCGTATGGAATTAATGGCGGCTATTATCGCATTAGAATCGCTTAAAAATCCCTGTCAAATCATTTTAAATACTGACAGCCAATATTTATTACACGGTATTACTCAATGGATTCATATATGGAAAAAACATCACTGGAAAACCTCTGAAGAAAAATTAGTAAAAAATATTGATTTATGGCAACGTCTAGATGTAGCGATACAAATTCATAGCATTATACATTGGAATTGGTTAAAAAGCCATACTGGACATCCAGATAATGAACGATGCGATCAATTAGCTCGATTAGCTGCGAAATGCCCTATAAATGAAGATTTTTATTAA
- the dnaQ gene encoding DNA polymerase III subunit epsilon: protein MSTNIIRQIVLDTETTGMNKFGPHYEGHRVIEIGAVEIINRHLTDNTFHVYLKPNRMIDIEAIQVHGISDQFLKNKPIFSEIINEFLTFIRGSELIIHNASFDLGFLNQELRICKANSKKIESYCTVIDSLKLARKKFPGQRNSLDALCERYSINNGNRRNLHSALLDARLLANVFLSMSGGQIKMKFMEIMNTNISNNKINNIIGLNNTKCINKRSLRIIYANEQEKLAHEEYLDSIQQLNKFCIWRQ, encoded by the coding sequence ATGAGCACTAATATTATACGACAAATCGTTTTAGATACTGAAACCACTGGCATGAATAAGTTTGGACCACATTATGAAGGACATAGGGTTATTGAAATAGGTGCAGTAGAGATAATAAACCGTCATCTAACTGATAACACATTCCATGTTTATTTGAAACCAAATCGTATGATTGACATTGAGGCCATTCAGGTACATGGAATTAGCGATCAATTTCTGAAAAATAAACCAATTTTTTCAGAAATAATAAATGAATTTTTAACATTCATTCGCGGGAGTGAATTAATTATTCATAATGCTTCTTTTGATCTAGGATTTCTTAATCAAGAATTACGAATTTGCAAGGCAAACTCAAAAAAAATAGAATCTTACTGCACTGTAATTGATAGCTTAAAATTAGCTCGAAAAAAATTTCCAGGACAACGTAACAGTTTAGATGCATTATGCGAACGTTATTCTATTAATAATGGTAATCGACGAAATTTACATAGCGCATTACTTGATGCGCGACTTCTAGCTAATGTATTTTTATCTATGAGTGGAGGTCAAATAAAAATGAAATTTATGGAAATAATGAATACAAATATATCAAATAATAAAATCAATAATATAATAGGACTAAACAATACAAAATGTATAAATAAAAGATCATTAAGAATCATTTATGCTAACGAACAAGAAAAATTAGCTCACGAAGAATATTTAGATAGCATACAGCAGTTAAATAAATTCTGTATATGGCGACAATAA
- the lpcA gene encoding D-sedoheptulose 7-phosphate isomerase: protein MYHDIIYNEFNETIKMMQIFSGEKHNIQTIESSAKLIANTFKKGGKILSCGNGGSHCNAMHFSEELTGRYRSNRAGYAAIAISDPSYLSCVSNDFGYKYVFSRYVESIGNEKDVLFAISTSGKSTNILYAIEAAYKQGMKIIFLTGEKKENKLSNYIDIEICVPYASYLDYIQEIHIKIIHLLILLIEKEMVSIS, encoded by the coding sequence ATGTATCATGATATAATTTATAACGAATTTAATGAAACTATAAAAATGATGCAGATATTTTCTGGTGAAAAACATAACATTCAAACAATAGAATCATCTGCAAAACTTATTGCTAATACTTTTAAAAAAGGAGGAAAAATATTATCCTGTGGAAATGGTGGTTCACACTGTAATGCTATGCACTTTTCAGAAGAACTGACCGGACGTTATAGAAGCAATCGCGCAGGTTATGCAGCAATAGCTATTTCTGATCCCTCATATTTATCGTGTGTTAGTAATGATTTTGGGTACAAATATGTTTTTTCCCGTTATGTTGAATCTATTGGAAATGAGAAAGACGTACTATTTGCTATCTCTACTTCCGGAAAATCGACCAATATTCTATATGCTATAGAAGCAGCGTACAAACAAGGTATGAAAATAATTTTCTTGACCGGAGAAAAAAAAGAAAACAAATTATCTAACTATATAGATATAGAAATTTGTGTGCCATATGCAAGTTATCTTGATTATATTCAAGAAATTCATATTAAAATAATCCATTTACTTATCCTGCTTATAGAAAAAGAAATGGTGTCCATTTCGTGA
- a CDS encoding peroxiredoxin C: MVLVSHCAPDFTSSAVLGNGEIVDNFNLLNYINKKEAIVFFWPMDFTFVCPSELIACDKRYVEFQKRNVEVIGVSIDSVFVHNAWRQIPVSQGGIGLLKYAMVSDIKREIIKKYGIEHSNKGVALRASFLIDKSGVIRHQVVNDLPFGRNFDEMIRMVDALKFHEVHGLLCPAQWNKNKKGLEASQKGVVDYLSENFSQL, translated from the coding sequence ATGGTATTAGTTAGTCATTGTGCTCCAGATTTTACTTCTTCCGCAGTATTAGGAAACGGTGAAATTGTAGATAATTTTAATTTATTAAATTATATTAATAAAAAAGAAGCAATAGTGTTTTTTTGGCCCATGGATTTCACTTTTGTGTGTCCATCGGAATTGATTGCTTGCGACAAGCGTTATGTTGAGTTTCAGAAACGAAACGTAGAGGTTATTGGGGTTTCTATAGATTCAGTTTTCGTCCACAATGCTTGGAGACAAATTCCTGTAAGTCAGGGCGGGATTGGATTGTTAAAATATGCTATGGTTTCTGATATAAAACGTGAAATTATTAAAAAATATGGTATTGAACACTCGAATAAAGGCGTGGCTTTACGCGCTTCTTTCTTAATTGACAAATCGGGAGTAATACGTCATCAAGTAGTTAATGATTTACCTTTTGGTAGAAATTTTGATGAAATGATTCGCATGGTAGATGCCTTGAAGTTTCATGAGGTTCATGGTTTACTATGTCCCGCTCAATGGAACAAAAATAAAAAGGGACTAGAAGCATCACAGAAAGGGGTAGTTGATTATCTTTCTGAAAATTTCTCTCAATTGTAA
- the tgt gene encoding tRNA guanosine(34) transglycosylase Tgt: MPFQLLQTDGHARLGRLICNQGIVDTPAFMPVGTYGSIKTLTAKEVEASGTQIILSNTFHLWLRPGLDIIKLHGSLHKFMSWNGPIITDSGGFQVFSLSKTRTITRKGVGFKSPIDGHLVFLTPEKSIEIQHDLQSDIVMIFDECISYPNTWDYVKKSVNISLNWAERSRLRFDTLHNSNMLFAIIQGGMYENLRDMSAKELINIGFDGYAIGGLSVGEPKKEMYRILSHICKLIPTNKPRYLMGAGKPEDLLEAVQKGIDMFDCVIPTRNARNGYLFVSDGTIKIRNAQYKKDTSPLDGNCDCYTCQHYSRSYLHHLDCCKEILGVRLNTIHNLRYYQRLMEELRQAIKTKSLQNFIDIFYKRVNRI, from the coding sequence ATGCCATTTCAACTATTACAAACAGATGGTCACGCACGTCTTGGTAGACTGATTTGTAACCAAGGAATAGTAGATACACCTGCTTTTATGCCAGTAGGGACCTATGGATCCATAAAAACATTAACTGCAAAGGAAGTTGAAGCCAGTGGAACACAAATTATTTTAAGTAATACTTTTCATTTATGGTTACGTCCTGGTTTAGACATTATAAAACTACACGGCAGCTTACATAAATTCATGAGTTGGAATGGCCCTATAATTACAGATTCTGGAGGATTCCAAGTATTTAGTCTAAGTAAAACTCGTACAATCACAAGAAAAGGAGTAGGCTTTAAAAGCCCTATTGACGGTCATCTTGTGTTTTTAACTCCAGAAAAATCCATAGAAATTCAGCATGATTTGCAATCCGATATAGTTATGATATTTGATGAATGCATATCTTACCCCAACACTTGGGATTATGTAAAAAAATCAGTAAACATATCTTTAAATTGGGCTGAACGCAGCCGTTTACGTTTCGATACATTACATAATTCAAATATGTTATTTGCTATTATTCAAGGAGGTATGTATGAAAATTTAAGGGATATGTCAGCAAAAGAATTAATAAATATTGGTTTTGATGGATACGCAATAGGAGGTTTATCAGTAGGTGAGCCGAAAAAAGAAATGTATCGTATTTTATCTCATATATGCAAATTAATTCCTACAAATAAACCACGCTATTTAATGGGTGCTGGGAAACCAGAGGATTTGCTGGAGGCTGTACAGAAAGGTATTGATATGTTTGATTGCGTTATACCAACGCGTAACGCTCGTAATGGATATTTGTTTGTTTCTGATGGAACAATTAAAATTCGTAATGCGCAATACAAAAAGGACACTTCTCCGTTAGATGGAAACTGCGATTGTTATACTTGTCAACATTACAGTCGTTCGTATTTGCATCATTTAGATTGTTGCAAAGAAATTCTTGGTGTGCGTTTAAATACCATTCATAATTTAAGATATTACCAGCGTTTAATGGAGGAATTACGTCAAGCTATAAAAACAAAATCATTGCAAAACTTTATCGATATTTTTTATAAGCGTGTTAATCGTATTTAA
- the yajC gene encoding preprotein translocase subunit YajC, producing MNIFTNAAWASVNANSQGNPYSLVIMLTVFAGIFYFMIFRPQQKRNKIHKELLSSISKGDEILTNGGLVGRVVKVTETGYIFVILNDKNDTNGNEILIKRDCITAILPKGTMKAL from the coding sequence ATGAACATATTTACTAATGCTGCTTGGGCAAGTGTCAATGCTAATTCTCAGGGTAATCCGTATTCCTTAGTGATCATGTTAACAGTATTTGCTGGAATTTTTTATTTTATGATCTTTAGGCCACAACAAAAACGTAATAAAATTCATAAAGAATTATTAAGCTCCATCTCTAAAGGAGACGAAATCCTAACTAATGGAGGATTAGTCGGGCGTGTGGTCAAAGTTACAGAAACAGGCTATATCTTTGTTATTCTCAATGACAAAAATGACACTAATGGCAATGAAATATTGATTAAGCGTGACTGTATTACTGCTATTTTGCCTAAAGGCACTATGAAAGCATTATAA